A single genomic interval of Lathyrus oleraceus cultivar Zhongwan6 chromosome 7, CAAS_Psat_ZW6_1.0, whole genome shotgun sequence harbors:
- the LOC127100575 gene encoding uncharacterized protein LOC127100575, which produces MEKQSMREDTKGTSDSGKGTIEGLAIEHSPYLNYKDLEDYKNQGYGTHGHQQPKEGRGPGATEAPTISGADVSSQRQINVADGGHRKSAP; this is translated from the coding sequence ATGGAGAAGCAAAGTATGAGGGAAGACACAAAGGGAACTAGTGATTCAGGTAAGGGAACCATTGAAGGGCTTGCAATTGAGCATAGTCCTTACTTGAATTACAAGGATTTGGAAGATTATAAAAATCAAGGTTACGGTACTCATGGTCATCAACAACCAAAGGAAGGGCGTGGACCTGGTGCAACTGAGGCACCTACTATTTCTGGTGCAGATGTTTCTTCTCAGAGACAGATTAATGTTGCTGATGGTGGTCATAGGAAATCAGCCCCTTGA